The following are encoded in a window of Microbacterium sp. LWO13-1.2 genomic DNA:
- a CDS encoding S8 family serine peptidase encodes MGSTPLRMAAATTLAALFIASTATAGYAGVEEVTDPVPVAGTPGHYIVVMKSDPLASYTGDVNGLKATKPDAGAQLEAQSDDAQRYVKHLKGEQKSLAEEIGVTPDTTYQVVLNGFSAELTGEQVDKLRTSKDVFGVFPDEIRHPDAQTSTDFLGLGDDKKGRGGVWEDTGGVGKAGEGVVVGVIDTGIAPEHPSFDGKKLKKQKKQQNRHKGNQPYTDGTYVYFDKSDGGQFQAEMLDAQDWDKGDYSTKLIGAQYFSAGAAAAGFDFQYDYLSPRDGDGHGSHTASTAAGNFKVNASVGGVDFGKVSGVAPGAKVAAYKACYVGPDTTVTTDDICALSDLVGAIDKAVADGVDVINYSIGGGAASTVLAPEDIAFLNAAAAGVFVAVSAGNDGPDSATADHASPWYTTVAASTIPTWEGTVQFEGFEEAGASVSVPFGSTLQGPSVYAGDAAAADAVDAQLCLPGTLDPAKVTGHIVVCDRGGNARAEKSQVVKDAGGIGVVLVNVPGGADSLDNDFHAVPTVHLSSVHHEAVLAYVQGGADRPITLVGENTTGETTPVPQIAGFSSRGPMLADGSDIMKPDVTAPGVAILAAGHNAAGADPTFEILSGTSMSSPHVAGLGALYLGERPNATPAEVKSAMMTTAYDTVLADGSANTNPFEQGAGHVDPTRYFEPGLLYLNGIADWAAFIEGKDLAEFDGVEPIDGSDLNIASISIGSLASAQTVTRTVTSTEAGTFTASVDVPGVDVTVEPATLEFGAAGETATFNVTFDNKSAPVEQWATGSLTWSSDSNTVRSPIAVFPVTADAPAEVAGTGVDGSTEVEITPGVDGDLPLNLSGLTPFELLVDEANPVEGHSGNENSGDENKDVSWIVTVPEGTALSRFDLDSSDDEGSDLDLTVFRVVSPDDLRYHQRWASATGSADEQVTVVAPTAGTYLVVANVYSTTGPMTWDMSYANVVPGGEGAFTATPNPIQAVRGEKTSYELSWTGLTAGTDYLGVVRYGDSEVRTVVTVAAE; translated from the coding sequence ATGGGTTCAACCCCACTCCGGATGGCAGCAGCCACAACCCTGGCTGCGCTGTTCATCGCTTCGACGGCAACCGCAGGATACGCAGGCGTGGAGGAGGTGACAGATCCTGTTCCGGTCGCCGGCACGCCGGGGCACTACATCGTGGTGATGAAGTCCGACCCGTTGGCCAGCTACACGGGCGACGTGAACGGACTCAAGGCGACCAAGCCGGATGCCGGCGCTCAGCTCGAGGCGCAGTCCGACGACGCTCAGCGCTACGTGAAGCACCTGAAAGGTGAGCAGAAGAGCCTCGCCGAGGAGATCGGGGTCACCCCGGACACCACCTACCAGGTCGTGCTCAACGGCTTCAGCGCCGAGCTCACCGGCGAACAGGTCGACAAGCTGCGCACCTCGAAGGACGTGTTCGGCGTCTTCCCCGACGAGATCCGTCACCCGGATGCCCAGACGTCGACCGATTTCCTCGGACTCGGCGATGACAAGAAGGGCCGCGGCGGCGTCTGGGAGGACACCGGCGGGGTCGGCAAGGCAGGCGAGGGCGTCGTGGTCGGCGTCATCGACACCGGCATCGCGCCGGAGCATCCCTCCTTCGACGGCAAGAAGCTGAAGAAGCAGAAGAAGCAGCAGAACCGCCACAAGGGCAACCAGCCCTATACCGACGGCACCTACGTCTACTTCGACAAGTCCGACGGCGGCCAGTTCCAGGCCGAGATGCTCGATGCCCAGGACTGGGACAAGGGCGACTACTCGACCAAACTCATCGGCGCCCAGTACTTCTCCGCAGGAGCCGCGGCGGCGGGCTTCGACTTCCAGTACGACTATCTGTCGCCCCGCGACGGCGATGGCCACGGTTCGCACACCGCCAGCACCGCGGCGGGCAACTTCAAGGTGAACGCCTCCGTCGGCGGTGTCGATTTCGGCAAGGTCTCCGGTGTCGCCCCCGGCGCGAAGGTGGCGGCATACAAGGCGTGCTACGTCGGCCCGGACACCACGGTCACCACCGATGACATCTGCGCGCTGAGCGATCTCGTCGGCGCCATCGACAAAGCCGTCGCCGACGGCGTCGATGTGATCAACTACTCGATCGGCGGCGGAGCAGCCTCGACGGTGCTCGCTCCCGAAGACATCGCGTTCCTGAACGCGGCGGCTGCCGGCGTGTTCGTCGCCGTCAGCGCCGGCAACGACGGTCCGGACTCGGCCACCGCTGATCATGCATCGCCGTGGTACACCACGGTGGCGGCATCCACGATCCCGACCTGGGAGGGAACCGTCCAGTTCGAGGGCTTCGAAGAGGCCGGCGCCTCGGTGAGCGTGCCCTTCGGCAGCACCCTGCAGGGCCCCTCGGTCTACGCGGGGGACGCGGCGGCGGCGGATGCCGTCGACGCGCAGCTGTGCCTCCCCGGAACACTCGATCCGGCGAAGGTCACCGGCCACATCGTCGTCTGCGACCGCGGTGGCAACGCGCGCGCCGAGAAGTCGCAGGTCGTGAAGGATGCCGGCGGCATCGGCGTCGTGCTGGTGAACGTGCCGGGTGGTGCGGATTCGCTCGACAACGACTTCCACGCCGTGCCGACGGTGCACCTCTCCTCGGTGCACCACGAAGCCGTGCTCGCGTATGTGCAGGGCGGAGCAGACCGTCCGATCACGCTCGTCGGCGAGAACACCACCGGCGAGACCACTCCGGTTCCGCAGATCGCCGGATTCTCCAGCCGCGGTCCGATGCTGGCCGACGGCAGCGACATCATGAAGCCGGACGTCACCGCCCCCGGTGTCGCGATCCTCGCGGCCGGGCACAATGCCGCAGGTGCGGATCCGACGTTCGAGATCCTCTCCGGAACCTCGATGTCGTCGCCGCACGTCGCGGGCCTCGGCGCCCTGTACCTCGGCGAGCGTCCGAACGCGACGCCTGCAGAGGTGAAGTCGGCGATGATGACCACCGCGTACGACACCGTGCTGGCGGATGGTTCGGCGAACACGAACCCCTTCGAGCAGGGCGCAGGTCACGTCGACCCGACCCGCTACTTCGAGCCGGGTCTGCTGTACCTCAACGGCATCGCCGACTGGGCGGCCTTCATCGAGGGCAAGGATCTCGCGGAGTTCGACGGCGTCGAGCCGATCGACGGCAGCGACCTCAACATCGCGTCGATCTCGATCGGTTCGCTGGCGAGTGCGCAGACGGTGACCCGCACAGTCACCTCGACCGAGGCGGGCACGTTCACGGCATCCGTCGACGTTCCCGGTGTCGACGTGACCGTCGAGCCGGCCACGCTCGAGTTCGGCGCCGCGGGCGAGACGGCGACGTTCAACGTCACCTTCGACAACAAGAGCGCCCCGGTCGAGCAGTGGGCGACCGGCTCGCTCACCTGGTCGAGCGATTCGAACACGGTGCGTTCTCCGATCGCGGTGTTCCCGGTGACGGCGGATGCTCCGGCCGAGGTCGCGGGCACCGGCGTCGACGGTTCGACCGAGGTCGAGATCACGCCGGGTGTGGACGGCGACCTGCCGCTCAACCTGTCCGGTCTGACGCCGTTCGAACTGCTCGTCGACGAGGCCAACCCTGTCGAGGGGCACTCGGGCAACGAGAACTCGGGCGATGAGAACAAGGACGTGTCGTGGATCGTGACGGTGCCGGAGGGCACCGCGCTGTCGCGGTTCGACCTCGATTCCTCGGATGACGAAGGCAGCGATCTCGACCTCACGGTCTTCCGGGTCGTGTCGCCGGATGACCTGCGCTACCACCAGCGCTGGGCGTCGGCGACCGGCTCGGCGGACGAGCAGGTCACCGTCGTCGCACCGACCGCGGGAACGTATCTGGTGGTCGCGAACGTGTACTCGACGACCGGGCCGATGACGTGGGATATGTCCTACGCCAACGTCGTCCCGGGCGGAGAGGGCGCGTTCACCGCGACGCCGAATCCGATTCAGGCCGTCCGCGGTGAGAAGACGAGCTACGAGCTGAGTTGGACCGGCCTCACCGCCGGCACCGACTACCTCGGCGTCGTGCGGTACGGCGACTCCGAGGTGCGCACCGTCGTGACGGTCGCCGCCGAGTAG
- a CDS encoding ECF transporter S component — MTRTSTLSTRVLLVCAAIGVATGILGGIAGWLTIPVLLGPFFLYGLVLGSHVLPGIIAQEVLRQPFVAIVTHVVAALIASAFNPAWTLRFLGTALLFGAIQEGVAALTRYRSWGPWRFFISAAVIGVLVAVVVYFAAHLAVMAPWAQILYLTISVLGPIAWTAVGLGIGSALRRAGVARR; from the coding sequence GTGACCCGCACCTCCACCCTGTCGACGCGAGTGCTGCTCGTCTGTGCGGCGATCGGAGTCGCGACCGGAATCCTCGGCGGGATCGCCGGTTGGCTGACGATCCCCGTCCTGCTGGGACCGTTCTTCCTCTACGGCCTGGTGCTCGGTTCGCACGTGCTGCCGGGGATCATCGCGCAGGAGGTGCTCCGCCAGCCGTTCGTGGCGATCGTCACGCATGTCGTCGCAGCTCTCATCGCGAGCGCGTTCAACCCGGCGTGGACGCTGCGCTTCCTCGGCACCGCGCTCCTGTTCGGCGCCATCCAGGAGGGTGTCGCCGCCCTCACCCGGTACCGATCCTGGGGTCCGTGGCGGTTCTTCATCTCCGCGGCCGTGATCGGCGTGCTCGTCGCCGTCGTCGTCTACTTCGCCGCGCACCTCGCCGTGATGGCGCCGTGGGCGCAGATCCTGTACCTGACGATCTCGGTCCTCGGTCCGATCGCCTGGACGGCCGTCGGCCTGGGGATCGGCTCGGCGCTGCGCCGCGCCGGCGTGGCACGGCGCTGA
- a CDS encoding ABC transporter ATP-binding protein, with the protein MRSSAPLLRVRDLTLTHVDAAFPSPREVNLDIHPGEVVLLLGPSGSGKSTFTLALNGLIPHALPTSMSGTVEAGGLDTTTTPTAMLSTRVGMVFQDPDAQIVTGSVYDEVAFGPENLLLPVAEVHRRSEEALRRVGLWDRRADNPDRLSGGGRQRLAIACALALGSPLIVLDEPTANLDTQGIDDVYAALADVVAEGDRAILLVEHNLDAAMELVTRTIVLDRTGRVAFDGPAAEIIRAHTDELIEMGVWLPAATLAARRLEADGIRLDPLPVTPEQLAEALGTVQMHAQSTDAGRNAPESTDIRTFARQVHPGDAGEGDSIVRARGLTVRRHRTEILHGIDLDIPTGSLTAIVGANGAGKTTLIQALAGVVPPPRHQVVVDGLDAGSASPRDLAARIGFVFQNPEHQFIAHTVFDELAHGLRLRHTPDAEVAERVHEMLERFGLEAKTDVHPFLLSGGEKRRLSVGTALIARPRVLALDEPTFGQDRARASEMLTLLESLRESGTTIVLVTHDLQLVADHTTHTVVLAEGRVHAAGSTGDLFRDEALFADAGLRLPALHRMLPPALRGRIRET; encoded by the coding sequence GTGCGCTCATCCGCGCCTCTGCTTCGCGTGCGTGACCTCACCCTCACTCACGTGGATGCGGCGTTCCCCTCCCCCCGTGAGGTGAACCTCGACATCCACCCTGGCGAGGTCGTCCTGCTGCTCGGCCCATCCGGCTCGGGCAAATCGACATTCACGCTCGCGCTGAACGGACTCATCCCGCACGCGCTGCCGACGAGCATGTCCGGCACGGTCGAGGCCGGCGGGCTCGACACCACGACCACACCGACGGCGATGCTCAGCACCCGGGTCGGCATGGTCTTCCAGGACCCCGACGCGCAGATCGTCACCGGAAGCGTCTACGACGAGGTGGCCTTCGGCCCGGAGAACCTGCTGCTGCCGGTCGCAGAGGTGCATCGGCGATCCGAGGAGGCCCTGCGCCGGGTGGGGCTCTGGGATCGTCGCGCGGACAACCCCGACCGGCTCTCCGGCGGTGGCCGCCAACGCCTCGCGATCGCCTGCGCACTCGCTCTGGGTTCGCCGTTGATCGTGCTCGACGAGCCGACGGCCAACCTCGACACGCAGGGCATCGACGACGTCTACGCCGCTCTCGCCGACGTCGTGGCCGAGGGCGATCGGGCCATCCTGCTCGTCGAGCACAACCTGGATGCGGCGATGGAGCTCGTCACCCGGACGATCGTTCTCGATCGCACGGGCCGCGTCGCGTTCGACGGCCCCGCGGCCGAGATCATCCGCGCGCACACCGACGAGTTGATCGAGATGGGTGTGTGGCTCCCGGCCGCGACCCTCGCCGCGCGGCGGCTGGAAGCGGACGGCATCCGCCTCGACCCGCTCCCGGTCACGCCGGAACAGCTGGCCGAGGCGCTGGGCACGGTACAGATGCATGCCCAAAGCACGGATGCAGGTCGAAACGCGCCCGAATCGACCGACATCCGTACTTTCGCCCGACAGGTGCACCCCGGCGATGCGGGCGAGGGCGACTCGATCGTCCGAGCCCGCGGTCTCACCGTTCGACGGCACCGCACCGAGATCCTCCACGGCATCGATCTCGACATCCCCACCGGCAGCCTCACCGCGATCGTCGGTGCGAACGGCGCAGGCAAGACGACGCTGATCCAGGCGCTGGCCGGCGTCGTCCCGCCGCCGAGGCATCAGGTCGTCGTCGACGGTCTCGACGCCGGCTCCGCCTCCCCGCGGGATCTCGCCGCCCGCATCGGCTTCGTCTTCCAGAATCCCGAACATCAGTTCATCGCGCACACGGTGTTCGACGAGCTCGCCCACGGCCTGCGGCTGCGGCACACGCCGGATGCCGAGGTCGCAGAGCGCGTCCACGAGATGCTCGAGCGCTTCGGACTCGAAGCCAAGACCGACGTGCATCCGTTCCTGCTGTCCGGCGGCGAGAAGCGCCGACTCTCGGTGGGCACGGCCCTGATCGCTCGGCCGCGTGTGCTCGCCCTCGACGAGCCGACCTTCGGCCAGGACAGGGCCCGCGCATCCGAAATGCTCACGCTGCTGGAGTCCCTGCGCGAATCGGGCACGACGATCGTGCTCGTCACCCATGACCTGCAGCTCGTCGCCGACCACACGACGCACACCGTCGTGCTCGCCGAGGGGCGCGTGCACGCGGCAGGCTCGACGGGAGATCTCTTCCGCGACGAGGCGTTGTTCGCCGACGCGGGTCTTCGCCTGCCCGCGCTGCACCGGATGCTGCCGCCCGCGCTGCGCGGAAGGATCCGCGAGACATGA
- a CDS encoding energy-coupling factor transporter transmembrane component T: protein MTTTTVIDPYAAAAPASRRQFLHGLNPLSKVIGVAPAMVALVFVRDMTTPTAFLVVAYALILVGARLTRRTAALLLLALPVGVTAIGIGFSLWVDAARVDDTAPVLQLGGWTLFAGALDIGFATGLRLGAILALALIGGLTTTGPDLVRASGQQLRVPYRIGYTALAAFRFVPRFGHELAVIRAAHRVRGHHGGSGPFSRIARGWGYIVPLLAGAIRHAERVALAMDSRAFGAHPTRTERHLVPFRTRDWIFIALCLAASALIFILTFSF, encoded by the coding sequence ATGACGACCACGACCGTCATCGACCCGTACGCCGCCGCGGCGCCCGCATCACGCCGGCAGTTCCTGCACGGCCTGAATCCGCTCTCGAAGGTCATCGGCGTCGCGCCGGCCATGGTGGCGCTGGTCTTCGTCCGCGACATGACCACCCCGACCGCGTTCCTCGTCGTCGCCTACGCACTGATCCTGGTCGGCGCCCGGCTCACTCGGCGTACCGCGGCGCTGCTGCTTCTCGCGCTGCCGGTCGGCGTGACGGCCATCGGCATCGGATTCTCGCTATGGGTGGATGCGGCACGCGTCGACGACACCGCCCCCGTCCTGCAGCTCGGCGGTTGGACCCTGTTCGCCGGCGCGCTCGACATCGGCTTCGCGACCGGTCTGCGGCTCGGCGCGATCCTCGCGCTCGCCCTCATCGGCGGCCTCACCACGACCGGCCCCGACCTGGTGCGCGCGAGCGGGCAGCAGCTGCGCGTGCCGTACCGGATCGGATACACCGCACTGGCGGCGTTCCGGTTCGTCCCCCGCTTCGGTCACGAGCTCGCGGTGATCCGTGCCGCGCATCGCGTGCGCGGCCATCACGGTGGGAGCGGCCCCTTCTCGCGCATCGCCCGCGGCTGGGGCTACATCGTGCCGCTGCTGGCCGGCGCGATCCGGCACGCGGAGCGCGTCGCACTCGCCATGGACTCCCGCGCGTTCGGAGCCCACCCCACCCGCACCGAGCGCCACCTCGTGCCGTTCCGCACACGCGATTGGATCTTCATCGCACTGTGCCTGGCGGCATCCGCCCTCATCTTCATCCTCACCTTCAGCTTTTGA
- a CDS encoding siderophore-interacting protein, which translates to MAFSKLVKPESSELIHLTVLRSERLSPHWMRITFGEGEIAKFRPMGFDQWFRLFLPIAGEAGLERVPAKANKMFGYLKFLRIPDDERPVMRNYTVRAYRPAVGDQGAEIDVDFVLHGSAADGTAGPASRWAETCQPGEHVLIIDEGLTFNPQRGTDRVVLVGDETALPAIASICASLPADATGTAIIEVPSDDDALEFPHPSGVEVSWVVRAHDQQPGTVALARLRETELPEAPFHTYGAGEQALASGVRKHLVGERDVDKNLVSFCGYWKIGAASPASKAAREAAAEPLA; encoded by the coding sequence ATGGCGTTCAGCAAGCTCGTCAAGCCCGAGTCGTCGGAGCTCATCCACCTCACCGTGCTGCGCTCGGAACGACTTTCACCGCACTGGATGCGGATCACGTTCGGCGAGGGCGAGATCGCGAAGTTCCGCCCGATGGGCTTCGACCAGTGGTTCCGGCTGTTCCTGCCGATCGCGGGAGAAGCAGGGCTCGAGCGGGTTCCGGCGAAGGCCAACAAGATGTTCGGTTACTTGAAGTTCCTGCGCATCCCGGATGATGAGCGCCCGGTGATGCGCAACTACACGGTGCGCGCCTACCGGCCTGCCGTGGGCGACCAGGGCGCGGAGATCGACGTCGACTTCGTGCTGCACGGGTCGGCCGCCGACGGCACTGCCGGCCCGGCATCACGCTGGGCCGAGACCTGCCAGCCGGGAGAGCACGTGCTGATCATCGACGAGGGCCTGACGTTCAATCCGCAGCGCGGGACAGACCGGGTCGTGCTCGTGGGCGATGAGACCGCACTGCCCGCCATCGCATCCATCTGCGCCTCCCTTCCCGCCGACGCCACCGGAACGGCGATCATCGAGGTGCCGTCCGACGACGACGCGCTCGAATTCCCGCATCCCTCCGGAGTCGAGGTGAGCTGGGTCGTGCGCGCGCATGATCAGCAGCCCGGCACGGTCGCACTGGCGCGGCTCCGGGAGACCGAACTCCCGGAAGCACCGTTCCACACCTACGGCGCCGGTGAGCAGGCTCTCGCCTCCGGCGTGCGCAAGCATCTCGTCGGCGAGCGCGACGTCGACAAGAACCTGGTCAGCTTCTGCGGGTACTGGAAGATCGGCGCCGCATCCCCGGCATCCAAGGCCGCACGCGAGGCCGCAGCGGAGCCCCTCGCATGA
- a CDS encoding ECF transporter S component produces the protein MSGTDAGNAAADRDAASETNPYVGATSETHPAAPSGVPSRPRTGAAGRFRLPTAILLTCAALGVAGALLLAPANWISTLMFAGLPFVSVALAGLWLLPSVIALRLLKRPLVGLLVGLLAGLILVPFSGYGFRSVLTNLWWAAFTELPFLFVIWRYWGTWLHYLGAVIVGIVYPVLAWASFDLGAMSTGVQVAFFALTLASCVGATALGILIADRLRTAGVGGRARRA, from the coding sequence ATGAGTGGGACGGATGCGGGGAATGCAGCGGCCGACCGCGATGCGGCATCCGAGACGAATCCCTATGTCGGTGCGACGTCAGAAACGCATCCGGCAGCCCCGTCCGGGGTGCCTTCTCGACCTCGCACGGGAGCAGCGGGCCGATTCCGCCTGCCGACCGCGATCCTGCTGACCTGCGCGGCGCTCGGGGTGGCCGGCGCGCTGCTGCTCGCCCCGGCGAACTGGATCTCGACCCTGATGTTCGCTGGGTTGCCGTTCGTGAGCGTCGCGCTGGCCGGGCTCTGGCTGCTGCCGTCGGTGATCGCCCTCCGGCTGCTCAAGCGCCCGCTGGTCGGACTGCTCGTCGGCCTTCTCGCCGGGCTCATCCTCGTGCCGTTCTCCGGATACGGCTTCCGCAGCGTGCTCACGAACCTGTGGTGGGCGGCGTTCACCGAGCTGCCGTTCCTGTTCGTGATCTGGCGCTACTGGGGCACGTGGCTGCACTACCTCGGCGCGGTCATCGTCGGCATCGTCTATCCGGTGCTGGCCTGGGCGTCGTTCGACCTCGGCGCGATGAGCACCGGCGTGCAGGTGGCGTTCTTCGCCCTCACGCTGGCGAGCTGCGTCGGCGCCACTGCCCTCGGCATCCTCATCGCCGATCGCCTGCGCACGGCCGGAGTCGGCGGGCGCGCTCGGCGAGCCTGA
- a CDS encoding acyl-CoA dehydrogenase family protein gives MERDIYEEDHEAFRDLVKDFVKRHVNNAAIEKWDAAGEIDRATMLAAGEAGLIGLSVPEEFGGAGMLQDYRFRTIVMEEVIAAGAGSLAGAFGIQDDLAVPYLVHMGTQEQKEKWLPRMATGEVLGALAMTDPGAGSDLRGIKTNAKKVDGGYILNGAKTFISSGTTADVVVTFVKTGEGNRPDAFSLLLVEKGMEGFDQGKKLSKMGFHGWDTAELSFTDVFVPDENLISGKEGQGFIQLMLNLPLERLSIGVAAAAAAQAALDWTVAYTKDREAFGERIADFQNTRFRLADMSATTDAMWAYIDRALLAYKDKKLTAEDAAKVKFWATEREWEVLDTGVQLHGGYGYIMEYPIARAFTDARVHRIYGGTNEIMRDLVGRQIVGKR, from the coding sequence ATGGAACGCGACATCTATGAAGAGGACCACGAGGCTTTTCGCGACCTCGTCAAGGATTTCGTCAAGCGCCACGTGAACAACGCGGCGATCGAGAAGTGGGATGCCGCGGGTGAGATCGACCGCGCGACCATGCTCGCAGCCGGCGAAGCCGGCCTGATCGGACTCTCCGTTCCGGAGGAGTTCGGCGGCGCGGGAATGCTGCAGGATTACCGCTTCCGCACGATCGTGATGGAGGAGGTCATCGCGGCCGGCGCCGGCTCGCTCGCGGGGGCCTTCGGCATCCAGGACGACCTGGCCGTTCCCTACCTCGTGCACATGGGCACGCAGGAGCAGAAGGAGAAGTGGCTGCCCCGCATGGCGACCGGTGAGGTGCTCGGCGCACTCGCCATGACCGATCCGGGTGCCGGTTCCGACCTCCGCGGCATCAAGACCAACGCGAAGAAGGTCGACGGCGGCTACATCCTCAACGGCGCGAAGACGTTCATCTCGTCTGGCACGACGGCCGACGTGGTCGTGACCTTCGTGAAGACCGGAGAGGGCAACCGCCCCGACGCGTTCAGCCTGCTGCTCGTCGAGAAGGGCATGGAGGGCTTCGACCAGGGCAAGAAGCTCAGCAAGATGGGCTTCCACGGCTGGGACACCGCCGAGCTCAGCTTCACCGACGTGTTCGTCCCCGACGAGAACCTGATCAGCGGCAAGGAGGGTCAGGGTTTCATCCAGCTGATGCTGAACCTGCCCCTTGAGCGCCTGTCGATCGGCGTCGCCGCAGCGGCGGCCGCGCAGGCGGCCCTGGACTGGACCGTGGCCTACACGAAGGACCGCGAGGCGTTCGGCGAGCGCATCGCCGACTTCCAGAACACGCGCTTCCGGCTCGCTGACATGTCGGCGACCACTGACGCGATGTGGGCCTACATCGACCGCGCACTGCTCGCGTACAAGGACAAGAAGCTCACCGCGGAAGACGCGGCGAAGGTCAAGTTCTGGGCGACGGAGCGCGAGTGGGAGGTGCTCGACACCGGCGTGCAGCTGCACGGCGGCTACGGCTACATCATGGAGTACCCGATCGCGCGGGCCTTCACCGATGCCCGCGTGCACCGCATCTACGGCGGCACCAACGAGATCATGCGCGACCTCGTCGGTCGCCAGATCGTCGGCAAGCGCTGA
- a CDS encoding M15 family metallopeptidase, with amino-acid sequence MYAAPQPQHAESRSPIHGPALPIGLAITALGVLLSLAGASDASTSAAVQPEPLAVLEVPAVDVGATPAVDPCADPAVQQALAAGDDAATVAGFGGGESFRAAVVAGNAPCIALDDPAHSWVVVNKARPLVPMDYAPPVLEPLPMQTTTSANQVRPEVAAAAGELAQAADAAGVGQLGANNGYRSYGLQVATYESYVEDLGQAEADAGSARPGHSEHQTGLALDVVACGGGCGGIDGFGGTPQSDWVAAHGWEHGFIVRYETVGTGATGYEPEPWHIRYIGVDLAAAYHDGGFHTLEEFFGLPAAPDYPH; translated from the coding sequence ATGTACGCCGCCCCGCAGCCACAGCATGCGGAGTCGCGATCCCCGATCCACGGACCTGCTCTGCCCATCGGTCTCGCGATCACCGCGCTCGGCGTGCTGCTCTCCTTGGCCGGCGCTTCCGATGCGTCGACGTCTGCGGCCGTGCAACCGGAGCCCTTGGCCGTGCTGGAGGTGCCGGCGGTCGACGTCGGAGCGACACCGGCGGTCGATCCGTGCGCGGACCCGGCGGTTCAGCAGGCGCTGGCGGCGGGAGACGACGCGGCGACGGTCGCAGGATTCGGCGGCGGCGAGAGCTTCCGCGCCGCTGTGGTCGCCGGCAACGCGCCGTGCATCGCCCTCGACGATCCTGCGCACAGCTGGGTCGTCGTGAACAAGGCACGACCTCTCGTGCCGATGGATTACGCCCCGCCGGTGCTGGAGCCGCTGCCGATGCAGACGACGACGAGCGCGAATCAGGTGCGGCCCGAAGTGGCTGCGGCCGCGGGGGAGCTGGCCCAGGCCGCGGATGCTGCCGGAGTGGGGCAGCTCGGGGCGAACAACGGATACCGCTCCTACGGGCTGCAGGTGGCCACATACGAGTCGTACGTGGAGGACCTGGGGCAGGCCGAGGCGGATGCCGGATCGGCTCGCCCCGGACACAGTGAGCACCAGACCGGACTCGCGCTCGATGTCGTCGCCTGTGGAGGCGGCTGCGGGGGGATCGACGGTTTCGGTGGTACCCCGCAGAGCGACTGGGTGGCGGCGCACGGCTGGGAGCACGGATTCATCGTCCGGTACGAGACGGTCGGCACCGGGGCGACGGGCTACGAGCCCGAGCCCTGGCATATCCGCTACATCGGGGTGGACCTCGCGGCCGCCTATCACGACGGCGGCTTCCACACGCTCGAGGAGTTCTTCGGCCTGCCGGCTGCTCCCGACTACCCGCACTGA
- a CDS encoding Rv2578c family radical SAM protein yields MRWQGQKVGDVDAAALPGMEDRSSVLRSVTTPEFAGMTFHEVLSKSALNRVPGASRMPFSWTINPYRGCSHACVYCFARGTHEYLDLDGGGDFDSQIVVKVNVAEVLEKELRRGSWDHELVALGTNTDPYQRAEGRYQLMPGIIETLAASGTPFSVLTKGTLIRRDIPLLVKAAQRVPVDVQMSIAMYDDELQKAIEPGTPSTQARLDTVRALADAGFRVGVFLMPILPHLTDSVAAINEALQRIKASGAAYVIYGALHLRPGVKPWFIQWLGEFRPDLLSSYRALYPGTASVAPKAYRQWLAKRTRPLIRAHGLDGRDEDDVTPPRRMSARPAPVAAPAPAPAMLF; encoded by the coding sequence ATGCGCTGGCAGGGACAGAAGGTCGGAGATGTGGATGCCGCCGCCCTGCCAGGAATGGAAGATCGCTCCAGCGTCCTCCGCTCGGTGACCACGCCCGAGTTCGCCGGGATGACGTTCCACGAGGTGCTCAGCAAGTCGGCGCTCAACCGCGTGCCCGGTGCCTCGCGGATGCCGTTCAGCTGGACGATCAATCCCTATCGTGGGTGCAGTCATGCGTGCGTTTATTGCTTCGCCCGCGGCACGCACGAGTACCTCGACCTCGACGGCGGCGGGGACTTCGATTCGCAGATCGTCGTGAAGGTCAACGTCGCCGAAGTGTTGGAGAAGGAGCTCCGTCGCGGCAGCTGGGATCATGAGCTGGTCGCCCTGGGGACGAACACCGACCCATATCAGCGCGCTGAGGGCCGTTACCAGCTGATGCCCGGGATCATCGAGACGCTCGCCGCCTCGGGCACGCCGTTCTCGGTGTTGACCAAGGGCACCTTGATCCGGCGCGACATCCCCTTGCTCGTAAAGGCCGCGCAGCGCGTACCCGTCGACGTGCAGATGTCCATCGCCATGTACGACGATGAGCTCCAGAAGGCGATCGAGCCCGGCACGCCCAGCACCCAGGCGCGTCTGGACACCGTGCGGGCGCTCGCGGACGCCGGGTTCCGGGTCGGGGTCTTCCTGATGCCGATCCTGCCGCACCTCACCGACTCGGTCGCGGCGATCAATGAGGCGCTCCAGCGCATCAAGGCGTCCGGCGCCGCCTACGTCATCTACGGCGCCCTCCACCTGCGTCCGGGCGTGAAGCCCTGGTTCATCCAGTGGCTGGGCGAGTTCCGTCCTGACCTCCTCTCGTCCTACCGGGCGCTCTACCCGGGTACGGCATCCGTCGCCCCGAAGGCGTACCGGCAGTGGCTCGCGAAACGCACCCGCCCTCTCATCCGCGCGCATGGCCTGGACGGTCGTGACGAGGATGACGTCACTCCACCGCGACGGATGTCGGCTCGCCCCGCGCCGGTTGCAGCACCCGCTCCTGCGCCGGCGATGCTGTTCTGA